The Henningerozyma blattae CBS 6284 chromosome 7, complete genome region ATTGCCATGGGTAACGGTTTAAGACCAGATATTTGGAGAGAATTTAAGGCAAGGTTTAATATTCCTATCATTGGTGAGTTTTATGCTGCCACTGAAGCCCCATTTGCCACTacaaattatcaaaaagCAGATTTTGGTGTAGGTGCTTGTAGAAATTATGGTTCGTTTATCCAATGGTTTTTAGCTTTCCAACAAACTTTAGTTAAAATGGATCCAGAAGATGATACTATCGTTTatagaaattcaaaaggTCTTTGTGAACATCCAAAAGTTGGGGAACCAGGTGAAATGTTAATGAGAATATTTTTCCCAAGAAAACCAGAAACTTCTTTCCAAGGCTATTTGGGTAACAAGAAAGAAACTGAATCGAAAGTTATTCGTGACGTATTTAGAAAAGGTGATGCATGGTATAGATGTGGTGATTTAGTCAGAGAGGATAGCAATGGTTTATGGTATTTCATGGATAGAATGGGTGATACATTCAGATGGAAGTCTGAAAATGTGTCTACTACCGAAGTTGAAGATCAAATTATAGGTTCAAATCCAAAAGATTTTGCTCAAGTTGTCGTTGTTGGTATTAAAGTTCCAACTTATGAAGGTAGAGCAGGCTTTGCCTTGATCAAATTGGATAAAGATAAGCCTGTTGATCAAATACCTAACGATAAAAAGATTCAggcattaaataatatgttAGCAGAAATATCTGGTGAATTGCCAAAATATGCTATGCCTTTGTTTGTTAAATTTGTagatgaatttaaaatgacCGAATCTCATAAAATTAGAAAGAAGATTTACAGAGACCAAATCTTACCTCATGGTGAAGATGGTAAAGATACTTTATTCtatctttcaaatttcaagGAATATAAAGTTTTAACTGATGATGTTTGGCAAGATATTCAACTGcaaagaattaaattgtaataaaattcGATTTACTTATATTTCACTAAATTTCACATCATACTTCACTTTTACTCcaacttttttaattgataggcctatttttttttttcatttatcaCAAAAACTAGTTTTAACACTCTATTTTtctctattattttttgttttcttgaCAGTATTATGTTGGTTTTCCATATTGGTAGATGTACATTTATATTAAACTACATGCAATAATTCGTAGACGGGTTGGTGTAGCTGTTACTGTTGttttttgataatgaagagCTTCGAAAAAAATGTCTATAGTAGAGTTTGACGaggatattattttttattgctatttagtaaataaattaaatggtTTACTTATTTAGATTAATATAGATACGATGAGTTTTGtctgataatattatttaaccTCTGTAGTAACCAGTAGGAATAATGgcattttttctaaaacaATTGGGAACATTTTATTCCTTACTTCAACCAACAGTTCAGTTCCACTTTTACGGAAAGCTTTATCGACATAGCCTTGTCcgatatttatatttcctAAACTTGGAGACGCAGATCCAGATGTTACAATACCTATTTGTTTTGATTTATCAGtagtaaatattttggCATCTGGTCTAGCTGCAGGTCCTTTACccaaatatttgaatgCAATGCGTGTTCTGGTGTAGTTTTTGTTGTTTAATTGATccataatattatcaaaaccATTAAATTTACCTTTTTCTCCTGCTCTTCTAGATTTCGAGATTAACCAATTTAATCCACTTTCAACAGGGGTTATAGtttcatctaattcatGGCCATATAAACACATACCAGCCTCAAGACGTAAACTGTCTCTAGCGGCCAAACCGATTGGTTTAGTTTCagaattatctaataataaacgAGCAAAGTTTTCAGCTTTATCATTTGGTACACTAATTTCGAAACCATCTTCCCCAGTATACCCAGATCTAGCAACATCTATAGTAGTGCCATCATATAATTGGAATGATCTTCTAGAGccaaaatataaatctttTGTAGTTTGGCCTTCTTTCAGTAGCTTTTCAAATACTTGAGAAGCCTTTGGACCTTGTAAAGCAAGTAATGATTTATCCTTAATAACTTCCCAATTTACATCTTCACCAATTTGTTTGAGTTCGCCCAACAAGAATTCAGTGTCTCTTTTAATACAACCAGCATTGGTTACCACATAGAAActgttttctttttcttttgtgaTCATTGTGTCATCTACAATACCACCAGTATTGTTTAATAAGACAGATAAAGTACCCTGATCAGCTTTTAGAGACTCGAAATCAGTAGGAGTGACCTTATGTAAGAACGAGACTGCATTTTTACCAGTTAATCTACTTTGCATCATGTGAGAAACGTCAAAAAGGCCGGCATTTGTTCTAGTCCAGTTATGAGATTCAATATGAGTTTGGCCCTTGTACAATACAGGCATAGAATATCCAGCATAAGGGACCATTGTACCTCCTAATTCGACATGTAAATCATGTAAGgca contains the following coding sequences:
- the GCV1 gene encoding glycine decarboxylase subunit T (similar to Saccharomyces cerevisiae GCV1 (YDR019C); ancestral locus Anc_3.246) encodes the protein MLKSTVTKRLNSSVTKASLKKTALHDLHVELGGTMVPYAGYSMPVLYKGQTHIESHNWTRTNAGLFDVSHMMQSRLTGKNAVSFLHKVTPTDFESLKADQGTLSVLLNNTGGIVDDTMITKEKENSFYVVTNAGCIKRDTEFLLGELKQIGEDVNWEVIKDKSLLALQGPKASQVFEKLLKEGQTTKDLYFGSRRSFQLYDGTTIDVARSGYTGEDGFEISVPNDKAENFARLLLDNSETKPIGLAARDSLRLEAGMCLYGHELDETITPVESGLNWLISKSRRAGEKGKFNGFDNIMDQLNNKNYTRTRIAFKYLGKGPAARPDAKIFTTDKSKQIGIVTSGSASPSLGNINIGQGYVDKAFRKSGTELLVEVRNKMFPIVLEKMPLFLLVTTEVK